One window of the Eschrichtius robustus isolate mEscRob2 chromosome 13, mEscRob2.pri, whole genome shotgun sequence genome contains the following:
- the LOC137775643 gene encoding potassium voltage-gated channel subfamily E member 3-like codes for MKTTNGTETWYESLHTVLKALNATLHSNWLCRPGSDNLTEERQASLPGRDDNSYMYILFITFLFAATVGSLILGYTRSCKVDKRSDPYHVYIKNQVSML; via the coding sequence ATGAAGACCACCAATGGGACTGAGACCTGGTATGAGAGCCTGCACACTGTGTTGAAGGCTCTAAATGCCACTCTCCACAGCAACTGGCTCTGCCGgccagggtcagacaacctgacTGAGGAGAGGCAGGCCAGCTTACCTGGCCGCGATGACAACTCCTACATGTACATTCTCTTCATCACGTTCCTATTTGCTGCCACTGTGGGCAGCCTCATCCTGGGATACACCCGCTCCTGCAAAGTGGATAAGCGCAGTGACCCCTATCATGTATACATCAAGAACCAGGTGTCTATGCTCTGA